The following proteins come from a genomic window of Sinorhizobium fredii NGR234:
- a CDS encoding 4-oxalomesaconate tautomerase, with protein sequence MNDLLAIPCVLMRGGTSKGPFFLASDLPADASERDKILLSVMGSGHPLQIDGIGGGNPVTSKVAIVGPATIRGADVDYLFAQVRVDQQIVDTSPNCGNMLAAVGPFAIEAGLVPARGETTLVRIHNVNTGKMIEADVPTPNGNVSYLGEAAIDGVPGSAAPIALTFMDAAGARTGQLFPTGKPIDSIDGVAVTCIDCAMPMMLVEAGAIGAIGFETAVQLNADKTLLDRLERLRIAAGERMGLGDVRSQVTPKPVLISRPKSGGDINVRYFMPHQCHPSLATTGAVGIATACINEGTVASLLVGTRKPPVVLSIEQPSGHLDVKLHERDGKVVAGILRTARRLFEGHVFAKPVTQLGCAA encoded by the coding sequence ATGAACGACCTGTTGGCGATCCCTTGCGTCCTGATGAGAGGCGGCACCTCGAAAGGTCCGTTCTTCCTGGCAAGCGATCTTCCTGCGGATGCCAGCGAGCGGGACAAGATTCTGCTGTCCGTCATGGGTTCGGGTCACCCGTTGCAGATCGATGGCATCGGCGGCGGCAATCCGGTCACGAGCAAGGTGGCCATCGTCGGACCTGCCACCATCCGTGGCGCTGACGTGGATTACCTCTTTGCCCAGGTGCGGGTCGACCAACAGATCGTCGACACGTCACCGAACTGCGGCAACATGCTTGCTGCGGTCGGCCCTTTCGCCATCGAGGCGGGTCTCGTTCCAGCCCGAGGGGAAACGACGCTCGTCCGAATCCACAACGTCAATACCGGCAAGATGATCGAAGCCGACGTTCCCACGCCGAATGGCAACGTCTCCTATCTCGGCGAAGCGGCGATCGACGGTGTACCGGGCAGCGCAGCGCCGATCGCGCTGACCTTCATGGACGCAGCCGGCGCGCGTACCGGTCAGCTTTTTCCCACCGGCAAGCCTATCGATTCGATCGACGGTGTGGCTGTCACATGCATCGATTGCGCTATGCCGATGATGTTGGTCGAGGCTGGCGCGATTGGCGCAATCGGCTTCGAGACGGCGGTTCAGCTCAATGCTGATAAGACGCTGCTTGACCGGTTGGAGAGGCTGCGCATCGCTGCCGGAGAACGAATGGGCCTTGGCGACGTGCGGAGCCAAGTAACCCCGAAGCCCGTGCTCATTTCCCGGCCAAAGTCGGGAGGCGACATCAACGTGCGCTATTTCATGCCGCATCAATGTCACCCTTCGCTGGCGACGACCGGGGCCGTGGGGATTGCCACCGCCTGCATCAATGAAGGCACCGTCGCTTCCCTTCTCGTCGGCACGCGCAAACCGCCGGTGGTGCTCTCGATTGAGCAGCCGAGCGGCCACCTGGACGTCAAGCTTCATGAAAGGGACGGCAAGGTCGTTGCCGGCATCCTTCGCACCGCCAGGCGGCTGTTCGAAGGACATGTCTTCGCAAAACCTGTCACGCAACTGGGTTGCGCGGCATAA
- a CDS encoding aldo/keto reductase family oxidoreductase, with protein sequence MTSIDQSGTFTLGDCTVKRLGYGAMQLAGPGVFGPPRDQDAALAVLRQAVAAGVNHIDTSDFYGPHITNKLIRQALAPYPDDLVIVTKIGARRDENGGWLPAFSAEELTQAVHGNLRSLGLDVLDVVNLRIMFDAHGPSEGSIEAPLAALAELQQQGLVRHIGLSNVTPAQVTEGRRICDIVCVQNRYNLAHRADDALIDDLARDGIAYVPFFPLGGFTPLQSSTLSAIAQRLAATPMQVALAWLLRRAPNILLIPGTSSVAHLRENIAAAKINLSDDTLKDLDYMAENAGSA encoded by the coding sequence ATGACCAGCATCGACCAGTCAGGAACCTTCACGCTTGGCGACTGCACCGTAAAACGTCTCGGTTACGGCGCCATGCAGCTCGCCGGGCCCGGCGTGTTCGGCCCGCCCAGGGATCAGGATGCGGCACTCGCCGTGCTGCGCCAGGCCGTGGCTGCCGGCGTGAACCACATCGATACCAGCGATTTCTACGGCCCGCATATCACCAACAAGCTGATCCGCCAGGCGCTCGCACCTTATCCCGACGATCTCGTCATCGTCACGAAGATCGGCGCCCGACGCGACGAAAATGGCGGATGGCTCCCCGCCTTTTCGGCCGAAGAACTGACACAGGCGGTGCATGGGAACCTGCGCAGCCTCGGGCTCGACGTGTTGGACGTGGTGAACCTCCGCATCATGTTCGATGCGCACGGCCCTTCTGAAGGGTCGATCGAGGCGCCACTCGCGGCTCTGGCCGAGCTTCAGCAACAAGGCCTGGTGCGCCATATCGGCCTGAGCAACGTCACGCCTGCGCAGGTTACCGAAGGACGCCGGATCTGCGATATCGTCTGTGTTCAGAACCGCTACAATCTGGCGCATCGCGCTGATGACGCCCTGATCGACGATCTCGCTCGCGACGGCATTGCCTATGTCCCCTTCTTTCCGCTCGGCGGGTTCACGCCATTGCAGTCGTCCACCTTATCCGCGATCGCCCAACGCCTTGCCGCAACACCGATGCAGGTCGCGCTCGCATGGCTGCTTCGCCGCGCGCCTAACATCCTTCTGATCCCCGGCACGTCGTCCGTCGCCCATCTGCGTGAAAACATCGCTGCGGCCAAAATCAATCTGTCGGATGATACGCTCAAGGATCTGGACTATATGGCGGAAAATGCCGGTTCCGCCTGA
- a CDS encoding copper resistance CopC/CopD family protein encodes MALMSPIVSRLARLLVIALCGLLAQVAVASAHATLNSSDPKDGAVVDAAPSFYALTFSEPVSPLSLRLVRPDGSSIPLDRFEVKDRTVEIAAPADLGRGTHVLSWRVTSADGHPIGGSVVFSIGLASSAPPLVGDQIDWAVRAGVLAGRIALYVGLFIGVGGAFSLCWLFGGSRSGRNVVAGTLVIGALGALGSVGFQGLDALAVPVTRIAEPMVWSTAMGTSLAHTVIAAFIAFAAAALALLKKGQFSRVPSLAALILAGAALSLSGHAAAAEPQWLMRPAVFLHAMAISFWVGSLAPLALALRRGDPAAVPGLRRFSTAIPLLLVVLIAAGAVLAIVQVEKPQALVDTAYGRVFLIKLGLLVGLSLLAAANRWRLTKPVVAGDGRATKRLVRSIAAETAIVLLIFAVVACWRFTPPPRALAAAAAQPATVHIHADEAMAFVQVMPGRAGDVTVSIGVLSGEFQRLDAKEVTLVLSKPDSGVEPFRRAAGRRDEATWRIDHMTIPLPGTWRVRVDILISDFDKVSLEDQISIRP; translated from the coding sequence ATGGCGCTCATGTCACCGATCGTCTCTCGCCTGGCGAGGCTGTTGGTGATCGCACTGTGCGGGCTTCTCGCGCAGGTTGCCGTGGCCTCAGCGCATGCGACGCTCAACTCGAGCGACCCAAAGGACGGCGCGGTTGTCGACGCCGCGCCATCTTTCTACGCGCTGACGTTTAGCGAGCCGGTGTCGCCGCTCTCTCTGAGGCTCGTTCGGCCGGACGGGTCGTCGATTCCGCTCGACCGGTTCGAGGTGAAGGATCGAACCGTCGAAATCGCCGCGCCGGCGGATCTCGGCCGCGGGACCCATGTGCTGAGCTGGCGGGTGACCTCCGCGGACGGGCACCCGATCGGCGGATCGGTCGTGTTTTCGATCGGTCTGGCAAGCTCTGCGCCGCCGCTGGTCGGCGACCAGATCGACTGGGCTGTGCGTGCCGGCGTGCTGGCAGGAAGGATCGCGCTGTACGTTGGCCTGTTCATCGGTGTCGGCGGCGCGTTTTCGTTGTGCTGGCTCTTCGGCGGCTCTCGATCCGGCCGCAATGTCGTTGCAGGCACTCTTGTCATCGGGGCTCTTGGCGCGCTCGGTTCTGTCGGCTTCCAGGGCCTCGATGCGCTGGCCGTCCCGGTAACGCGCATCGCCGAGCCAATGGTCTGGTCCACGGCGATGGGAACAAGCCTTGCGCACACGGTCATCGCCGCCTTCATCGCTTTTGCCGCGGCGGCATTGGCTCTTCTCAAAAAGGGACAGTTTTCGCGCGTGCCGTCGCTCGCCGCACTCATCCTTGCGGGTGCGGCATTGTCGCTCAGCGGCCACGCGGCTGCTGCCGAGCCGCAATGGCTGATGCGACCGGCAGTCTTCCTGCACGCCATGGCAATCAGCTTCTGGGTAGGATCGCTCGCACCTCTAGCCCTTGCACTGAGGCGCGGCGACCCGGCCGCCGTTCCCGGACTGCGTCGCTTCTCAACGGCCATCCCGCTCCTGCTCGTCGTGCTTATAGCTGCGGGAGCTGTGCTGGCCATCGTGCAGGTGGAGAAGCCCCAGGCCCTCGTCGATACCGCCTATGGCCGGGTGTTTCTGATCAAACTCGGCCTGCTTGTCGGATTGTCCCTGCTGGCTGCCGCCAATCGTTGGCGTTTGACCAAACCGGTTGTGGCCGGCGATGGCCGCGCCACCAAGCGGCTGGTTCGCTCGATCGCCGCGGAAACGGCGATCGTGCTCTTGATTTTTGCAGTCGTGGCCTGCTGGCGCTTCACGCCGCCGCCGCGCGCCCTGGCGGCCGCTGCGGCCCAGCCCGCGACCGTGCACATCCACGCCGACGAGGCGATGGCATTCGTTCAGGTCATGCCCGGACGTGCCGGCGACGTGACGGTGTCGATCGGCGTCCTCTCCGGCGAGTTCCAGCGGCTCGATGCGAAGGAGGTGACCCTTGTCCTTTCCAAGCCCGATTCCGGCGTCGAGCCGTTCAGACGGGCGGCCGGCCGTCGTGACGAAGCGACCTGGCGGATCGACCATATGACCATCCCGCTGCCGGGAACCTGGCGTGTCCGCGTCGACATCCTGATCAGCGACTTCGACAAGGTCAGCCTCGAAGATCAGATCAGCATCAGGCCGTGA
- a CDS encoding LysR family transcriptional regulator has translation MSINCEILDLRAFLSVVELESFHRAADALHLSQPALSRRIQKLEQAIGAPLLERTTRHVSATALGTELIPLVRRMLEEFDGSLFAVRDIGANRGGLVTIACLPTAAFYFLPTVVRQFNEEYPNIRFRILDLPATDGLQAVARGEVEFGINIMGTSDPDLIFDRLVEDPFVLAARRDHPLAAKPAVGWAELEPYHLITVHRSSGNRTLLDAALAKSNIKLRWFYEVTHLSTSLGLVEAGLGISVLPRMATPQDDHPFLITRPIGDPEISRTIGVVRRRGGTLSPAAERFLEMLMGAWGRN, from the coding sequence ATGAGCATTAATTGCGAGATCCTTGATCTTCGGGCGTTCTTGAGCGTGGTCGAGTTGGAGAGCTTCCATCGCGCTGCAGATGCGCTGCACCTGTCGCAGCCGGCGCTGAGCCGGCGGATCCAGAAGCTCGAACAGGCGATCGGAGCACCGCTCCTGGAGCGCACGACGAGACATGTGTCGGCGACGGCCCTCGGGACGGAGCTCATTCCACTTGTCCGACGCATGTTGGAGGAATTCGACGGCTCCTTGTTCGCCGTGCGCGATATTGGTGCCAATCGGGGCGGATTGGTAACAATCGCATGCCTCCCGACCGCAGCATTCTACTTTCTGCCGACCGTCGTGCGCCAGTTCAACGAGGAGTATCCCAACATCCGCTTTCGTATCCTCGACCTGCCCGCGACCGACGGCCTCCAGGCCGTGGCACGCGGTGAGGTGGAATTCGGGATAAATATCATGGGCACGTCGGATCCGGACTTGATCTTCGACCGGCTTGTGGAAGACCCTTTCGTGCTGGCAGCGCGCAGGGATCATCCCCTCGCCGCCAAGCCCGCGGTCGGCTGGGCAGAGCTCGAGCCCTACCATCTGATTACCGTTCATCGATCGAGCGGCAACCGAACCTTGCTTGACGCGGCCCTGGCAAAATCGAATATCAAGCTGCGTTGGTTCTACGAGGTGACCCATCTGTCCACCTCGCTCGGTCTGGTGGAGGCCGGCCTCGGTATTTCGGTCCTGCCGCGCATGGCTACCCCGCAGGATGACCATCCGTTCTTGATCACACGTCCGATTGGCGATCCCGAGATATCGCGTACCATCGGCGTGGTCCGCCGTCGCGGCGGCACCTTGTCGCCCGCGGCGGAGAGATTTCTCGAGATGCTGATGGGCGCATGGGGCCGTAATTGA
- a CDS encoding ABC transporter permease, with product MNAMTERLIQVVLLVVIVGSWQLGVAAGVIDVFFFPAPVDILNQVVSWVMDTSFYSHVAITLTETVLGYLVGTALGVAAGVWLGLSRSAARILDPFIKGLNAIPRVVLAPIFVLWLGLGLWSKVALAVTLVFFVTFFNAMQGVREVNPVVLSNARILGAKRSDLLRHVYFPAAASWILSSLRTSVGFAVVGAIIGEYLGSSAGLGYLIAQAEGNFDAVGVFAGIFILAIFVLIIDSVLDVAERRLIKWRPSASERPA from the coding sequence ATGAACGCCATGACTGAACGCCTCATCCAAGTCGTGCTGCTGGTGGTAATTGTCGGCAGCTGGCAGCTCGGTGTCGCGGCAGGGGTTATCGACGTCTTCTTTTTCCCGGCGCCGGTCGACATCCTCAACCAGGTTGTTTCATGGGTAATGGACACCAGTTTCTATAGCCATGTGGCGATCACCCTGACGGAAACCGTGCTGGGCTATCTGGTCGGAACGGCACTTGGCGTGGCGGCAGGCGTCTGGCTCGGTCTTAGCCGTTCGGCCGCGCGCATCCTGGACCCCTTCATCAAGGGCCTGAACGCAATTCCCCGTGTCGTGCTTGCACCGATCTTCGTGCTGTGGCTTGGCCTCGGGCTGTGGTCGAAAGTGGCGCTGGCCGTGACGCTGGTGTTCTTCGTCACCTTCTTCAACGCGATGCAGGGCGTCCGTGAAGTGAACCCGGTGGTGCTGTCGAACGCCCGCATTCTCGGTGCCAAGCGATCGGACCTGCTTCGCCACGTCTACTTCCCGGCGGCAGCAAGCTGGATACTCTCCTCCCTGCGTACATCGGTCGGCTTTGCCGTCGTCGGGGCGATCATCGGCGAGTATCTCGGTTCTTCCGCCGGCCTCGGATACCTCATCGCACAGGCCGAAGGCAATTTCGATGCAGTGGGCGTCTTTGCAGGTATCTTTATTCTTGCGATCTTCGTCCTGATCATCGACAGCGTATTGGACGTGGCAGAGAGACGCTTGATCAAGTGGCGGCCGAGCGCATCCGAACGCCCGGCTTGA
- a CDS encoding helix-turn-helix domain-containing protein, with protein sequence MRRLESLLGVRLLNRTTRSVVVTEAASSSPSSSPSSSPFSSPFSSHGGSASRGRSSTIPDDAWCPLRLGAFIDFIKASAGQS encoded by the coding sequence GTGCGGCGTCTGGAAAGCCTGCTCGGGGTCAGGCTGCTGAACCGGACCACGCGCAGCGTCGTGGTGACCGAGGCGGCGTCCTCGAGCCCGTCCTCGAGCCCGTCCTCGAGCCCGTTCTCGAGCCCGTTCTCGAGCCATGGTGGGAGCGCTTCTCGGGGCCGTTCCTCTACTATCCCGGATGACGCCTGGTGCCCACTGCGCTTAGGGGCATTCATCGACTTCATTAAAGCGTCGGCCGGCCAATCCTGA
- a CDS encoding ABC transporter ATP-binding protein: MALAVVKPASPTDSPHPAKSMVSIESVTMSFGAYVAVQDVNLNVNDGEFLAIVGPTGCGKSTILNAIAGLLKPASGTVSIDGQPVCRIQNDIGYLFQQDALLPWKTAIENVELGPMFKGVGGSERREQSMRWLAKVGLKGFEHRYPHQLSGGQRKRVQMAQALITGPKVILMDEPFSALDIHTRHLMQNELLRLWQEERRAVVMITHDLEEAIALGDRVVVLAAGPRSRVIDSFPVDLERPRDVAEIKLDPRFMDLYRNIWSSLRGEVEKSYERHD, encoded by the coding sequence ATGGCATTGGCCGTAGTAAAACCCGCATCCCCAACGGACAGTCCGCATCCAGCAAAGTCGATGGTTTCCATCGAATCGGTGACCATGTCCTTCGGCGCCTATGTGGCCGTGCAGGATGTGAACCTGAACGTCAACGATGGCGAGTTCCTCGCCATCGTTGGACCTACCGGATGCGGCAAGAGCACCATACTCAATGCGATTGCAGGCCTGCTGAAACCTGCGAGCGGCACCGTCTCGATCGATGGTCAGCCGGTGTGCAGGATCCAGAACGACATCGGTTACCTCTTCCAGCAGGATGCATTGCTTCCGTGGAAGACCGCGATCGAGAACGTGGAACTCGGTCCCATGTTCAAGGGTGTCGGCGGCTCCGAACGTCGCGAGCAGTCGATGAGATGGCTGGCCAAGGTCGGCCTCAAGGGCTTCGAACATCGCTATCCCCATCAGCTTTCCGGCGGTCAGCGCAAGCGGGTGCAGATGGCACAGGCGCTGATCACTGGCCCCAAGGTGATCCTGATGGACGAGCCTTTCTCCGCGCTCGATATCCACACCCGCCACCTGATGCAGAACGAGCTATTGCGGCTTTGGCAGGAGGAACGGCGCGCCGTGGTGATGATCACGCACGATCTCGAGGAGGCAATTGCTCTCGGTGATCGGGTCGTGGTGCTTGCCGCCGGACCGCGATCGCGGGTGATCGACAGCTTCCCCGTCGATCTCGAACGCCCGCGCGATGTCGCCGAAATCAAGCTCGATCCACGCTTCATGGATCTTTATCGCAACATCTGGTCGTCTCTGCGCGGCGAAGTGGAGAAAAGCTATGAACGCCATGACTGA
- a CDS encoding peroxiredoxin-like family protein produces the protein MSTGSVDRPLQPGNRAPNVVLDAISREGKVALNDFRGRSPLLIGLFRGLHCPFCRRHVAAMAQLKPALHEKGVECLAVVNTPVERARLYFRYHPTLDLLAASDPERASHRAFGLREVGMDTIMAIRVHLPGELPEPMDVVAMNEFLNKKERYQITKADQQMMASGQAQLVGQFLLDRAGIVRWSFTEVLEVGYTFTAPNPEELMSAASQVAHQ, from the coding sequence ATGTCCACAGGTAGTGTCGACCGCCCGCTGCAGCCGGGCAACCGGGCACCAAATGTTGTACTCGATGCCATCTCGCGCGAAGGCAAGGTCGCGCTCAATGATTTTCGAGGCCGTAGCCCGTTACTGATCGGTTTGTTTCGAGGCCTACACTGCCCGTTCTGCCGGCGCCATGTCGCGGCGATGGCGCAACTCAAACCGGCCCTACATGAGAAAGGCGTCGAATGCCTGGCGGTGGTCAACACGCCGGTCGAACGCGCGCGGCTCTATTTCCGGTACCACCCGACACTAGATCTTCTCGCGGCGTCCGACCCGGAGCGAGCCTCGCATCGTGCTTTCGGCTTGCGTGAGGTCGGGATGGACACGATCATGGCGATACGGGTTCATCTCCCGGGCGAGTTGCCCGAGCCTATGGACGTAGTGGCAATGAACGAGTTTCTCAACAAGAAGGAAAGGTATCAGATTACGAAAGCCGATCAGCAGATGATGGCTTCCGGCCAGGCGCAACTTGTCGGTCAGTTCCTACTGGACCGGGCGGGAATCGTACGCTGGAGCTTCACTGAAGTTTTGGAGGTTGGCTATACGTTCACGGCCCCCAATCCCGAGGAACTGATGTCGGCGGCTTCCCAAGTCGCACATCAATAG
- a CDS encoding ABC transporter permease produces MTTSSTSTTSIRKSGSRLGYRFNLVGVIGFSIIIAWALVAIFAPLIIPYPVGEIVDLDYFGPMSSDFWLGSDYLGRDMLSRILTGARYTVGISLAAVTIACFSGVVLGMIAAVAGGWPDTLLSRFLDALNSIPSKLFGLVVVAAVGSSIPVLILTLSVIYIPGAYRFARALAVNINAMDFITVARIRGESTWYLIRSEILPNIVGPVLADLGLRFVFIVLLLSGLSFLGLGVQPPYADWGALVRENIGGLPFGAPAVMFPSLAIASLTISVNLLIDNLPQKIRDRT; encoded by the coding sequence ATGACCACTTCGAGCACATCGACCACCTCCATCCGGAAGTCCGGAAGCCGCCTTGGCTATCGTTTCAACCTCGTCGGCGTTATCGGCTTTTCGATCATCATCGCCTGGGCGCTCGTCGCGATCTTCGCGCCGCTGATCATCCCCTACCCCGTCGGTGAGATCGTCGACCTCGACTATTTCGGACCGATGAGCAGCGACTTCTGGCTCGGTTCGGACTATCTCGGCCGCGACATGCTTTCGCGAATCCTGACGGGCGCCCGCTACACCGTCGGCATTTCGCTGGCCGCAGTGACGATCGCCTGCTTCTCCGGCGTCGTGCTCGGCATGATCGCGGCGGTCGCCGGCGGCTGGCCCGACACGCTTCTGAGCCGCTTTCTCGACGCGCTCAACTCGATCCCGAGCAAGCTCTTCGGCCTCGTGGTCGTAGCCGCCGTTGGTTCCTCCATTCCGGTGCTGATTCTGACGCTGTCGGTGATCTACATCCCGGGAGCCTATCGCTTCGCCCGGGCGCTCGCCGTCAACATCAACGCAATGGACTTCATCACCGTTGCCCGCATCCGCGGCGAAAGCACCTGGTACCTGATCCGCTCCGAGATCCTGCCGAACATTGTCGGGCCGGTACTCGCCGATCTCGGCCTCCGCTTCGTCTTCATCGTCCTGCTGCTCTCCGGCCTCTCCTTCCTCGGCCTCGGCGTGCAGCCGCCGTATGCCGACTGGGGCGCGCTTGTGCGCGAAAACATCGGCGGTCTGCCTTTCGGCGCACCGGCGGTCATGTTCCCCTCGCTTGCGATCGCCAGCCTGACGATCAGCGTCAACCTGTTGATCGACAACCTGCCGCAGAAAATCCGGGACCGCACATAA
- a CDS encoding ABC transporter ATP-binding protein, translated as MAKLVEIRDLKVEATTDSGRRVEIIKGISLDIADGEIVALIGESGSGKTTIALTLMGHARPGCRIAGGSVSVGGRNMAALGEKERARIRGTEVAYVPQSAAAAFNPAATIMDQVIEITRIHKLMPPEAARAKAVELFRALSLPEPETIGSRYPHQVSGGQLQRLSAAMALIGDPRLVIFDEPTTALDVTTQIEVLRAFKSVMKKGGIAGVYVSHDLAVVAQIADRIVVLKGGEVQEVGTTEEILSDAKHPYTRELLDAFEPKPRGAAGPAAPHPAPLLEIDTLIAGYGPRQADGLPLVRAVKQVSLKVEKGRNLGIIGESGCGKSTLARAIAGILPAVSGSIRFDGRDLGRSARERSREQLREMQIVFQYADTALNPAKSVEDILDRPLAFYHGMGRSTRSARIDELLDMVRLPRNLRHRRPSELSGGQKQRVNFARALAAEPKLILCDEITSALDTVVAAAVIDLLKELQRELGLSYVFISHDLSTVQAICDEVVVMYAGEKVEQLAAAELASGARHPYSKLLFASVPKLDTGWLDTLDHQPELARAFSKAG; from the coding sequence ATGGCAAAGCTCGTCGAAATCCGTGACCTGAAGGTCGAAGCGACCACCGATTCCGGCCGCCGCGTCGAGATCATCAAGGGGATAAGCCTGGACATAGCCGATGGCGAGATCGTCGCGCTGATCGGCGAGAGCGGCTCCGGCAAGACGACGATCGCGCTGACGCTGATGGGCCACGCCCGTCCCGGCTGCCGCATTGCCGGCGGCAGCGTCTCCGTTGGCGGCCGGAACATGGCGGCGCTCGGCGAAAAGGAACGCGCCCGCATCCGCGGCACCGAGGTCGCCTATGTGCCGCAATCGGCAGCCGCCGCCTTCAACCCGGCTGCCACCATCATGGACCAGGTGATCGAGATCACCCGCATCCACAAGCTGATGCCGCCCGAGGCGGCGCGCGCCAAGGCCGTCGAGCTCTTCCGGGCGCTGTCGCTGCCCGAGCCGGAGACGATCGGCAGCCGCTATCCGCACCAGGTCTCGGGCGGGCAGCTGCAGCGCCTTTCCGCCGCCATGGCGCTGATCGGCGATCCCAGGCTCGTCATCTTCGACGAGCCGACCACCGCGCTCGACGTCACGACCCAGATCGAGGTGCTGCGTGCCTTCAAGTCGGTGATGAAGAAGGGCGGCATTGCCGGCGTCTATGTCTCGCACGACCTCGCGGTCGTCGCCCAGATCGCCGATCGCATCGTCGTCCTGAAGGGCGGCGAAGTGCAGGAGGTCGGCACGACCGAGGAAATCCTCAGCGATGCCAAGCATCCCTATACGCGCGAACTGCTCGACGCGTTCGAACCGAAGCCGCGCGGCGCCGCCGGTCCCGCCGCGCCGCACCCGGCCCCGCTGTTGGAGATTGATACGCTCATCGCCGGCTACGGGCCGCGCCAGGCGGACGGATTGCCGCTCGTGCGCGCCGTCAAGCAGGTCTCTCTCAAGGTGGAGAAGGGCCGCAATCTCGGGATCATCGGCGAATCCGGCTGCGGCAAGTCGACCCTTGCCCGCGCGATTGCCGGCATCCTGCCTGCGGTTTCGGGCAGCATCCGGTTCGACGGCCGCGACCTCGGCCGCAGCGCCCGCGAGCGCTCACGCGAACAACTGCGCGAGATGCAGATCGTCTTCCAATATGCCGACACGGCGCTCAACCCGGCAAAGTCCGTCGAGGACATCCTCGACCGGCCGCTCGCCTTCTATCACGGCATGGGTCGCAGCACCCGCAGCGCCCGCATCGATGAGCTGCTCGACATGGTGCGCCTGCCGCGCAACCTGCGCCATCGGCGGCCGTCGGAGCTCTCCGGCGGGCAGAAGCAACGCGTCAATTTCGCCCGGGCGCTCGCCGCCGAGCCGAAGCTGATCCTCTGCGACGAGATCACCTCGGCGCTCGACACCGTCGTCGCCGCCGCGGTCATCGACCTGCTCAAGGAGCTGCAGCGCGAGCTCGGCCTCTCCTACGTCTTCATCAGCCACGACCTGTCGACCGTGCAGGCGATCTGCGACGAGGTCGTCGTCATGTATGCGGGCGAGAAGGTCGAGCAGCTCGCCGCCGCCGAGCTTGCAAGCGGCGCCAGGCACCCCTATTCCAAGCTGCTCTTCGCCTCGGTGCCGAAACTCGACACCGGCTGGCTCGACACTCTCGACCATCAGCCGGAACTAGCACGGGCCTTCAGCAAGGCGGGATAG
- a CDS encoding ABC transporter substrate-binding protein translates to MHKLMLALAATVAFAGSALADPVRISVGSYNLNNLPFPVAQGLGLYEKEGLEVTVENFASGGSKTLQALVAGSTDIAVGFYDHTIQMQSQKKAVVAFVQLARNSGLVLAGGKNSTFDPAKPETIKGAKVGITSPGSSSDFFVRYYLQRNGLSADDVSLIGVGSGSAAVAALEQGKVDLLVNYDPAATFIEAKGVGKILIDGRSDEGAKAIYGGIYPTSVLYATQSYIEDNPETIQKVTNATVKALEWMNSHSAEEIVEKLPKEFISGDRDTYIKAVENAKAIFSKDGHIDEEDVKTPLAVLKSFNEKVAAAEIDLTKTYTNAFVGKVPNVAAN, encoded by the coding sequence ATGCACAAGCTCATGCTCGCCCTCGCGGCAACCGTCGCCTTCGCCGGTTCGGCGTTGGCGGATCCCGTCCGCATCAGCGTCGGTTCTTATAATCTCAACAATCTTCCCTTTCCGGTCGCCCAGGGGCTTGGCCTCTATGAAAAGGAAGGTCTGGAGGTGACCGTCGAAAACTTCGCATCGGGCGGCTCGAAGACGCTCCAGGCGCTCGTTGCCGGCTCGACGGATATCGCCGTCGGCTTCTACGACCACACCATCCAGATGCAATCTCAGAAGAAGGCCGTCGTGGCCTTCGTGCAGCTCGCCCGCAATTCCGGGCTCGTGCTGGCTGGCGGCAAGAACAGCACTTTCGACCCGGCCAAACCGGAAACGATCAAAGGTGCAAAAGTCGGGATCACCTCGCCAGGCTCGTCTTCCGATTTCTTCGTCCGCTATTACCTGCAGCGCAACGGCTTGTCCGCGGACGACGTCTCGCTGATCGGTGTTGGCTCCGGGTCTGCCGCCGTCGCGGCCCTTGAACAGGGCAAGGTGGACCTCCTCGTCAACTACGACCCGGCGGCGACCTTCATCGAGGCCAAGGGCGTCGGCAAGATCCTGATCGACGGGCGTAGCGACGAGGGTGCCAAGGCGATCTATGGCGGGATCTATCCAACCTCCGTCCTCTATGCCACGCAGAGCTATATCGAGGACAACCCGGAAACCATCCAGAAGGTCACCAACGCGACAGTCAAAGCGCTCGAGTGGATGAATAGCCACTCCGCTGAAGAGATCGTCGAAAAGCTGCCGAAGGAATTTATTTCCGGCGATCGCGATACCTACATCAAGGCGGTCGAGAACGCGAAGGCGATCTTCTCGAAGGACGGCCATATCGACGAGGAGGATGTCAAGACTCCGCTCGCCGTCCTCAAGAGCTTCAACGAAAAAGTCGCTGCGGCTGAGATCGACCTTACGAAAACCTACACGAACGCGTTCGTCGGCAAGGTACCGAACGTCGCCGCCAACTGA